A window of Fusarium musae strain F31 chromosome 1, whole genome shotgun sequence genomic DNA:
AAGACGAAAAAAGCCACCAAGCAAGTCACAGAGACAAAGTATCCAAGTATCCAATGTACTGCACAGTACAGCACTGTAAGGTACAGGCATCCCCCTTCTAAACATGTTCGTTATTCCTTCTACTGTACCGTGAAAAGCGCGGGGCATCTAACTTACTAGCTGCGTACACAGGTACTGTACATTCATTTTTACCGTCTTTCCATGAGCCAAAGTGGCGGACAAGTTTTTCGATCCATCACATCGCATCACATCCCTACAGTGCAACACCCCTGAAAGCCTCTTTTTAGCAAATGATCAGCCGCCAATCTGCGTGTCTGTCCAGACGGTTGGGTCGGGCGTCGGCTGGCCCTGACCGCCTGGCTTCTAGAGCGGTGAAGCCAGGAACAAGGGTTACGAACTACCAACCCCtgttctctttcttctctctgtctctgacTCTGTCTGTGACTCTGAGACTCTCTCTTTTGTCTGACCAGTCTCATCGTTGCAAATAGTAGAATGCCACGACGAAAGCAAGAGAGTCAACACTTTTACTCATGATAAACTTACCTACTGGACTAGCACCGCTACTATACATCCCAATGGCACATACCACACACCCCCGGCTGCAGACTTGACAGCATATACAGTGGATCTTGTCACTGGAGCTGTTGGAGCTTTGCTGTAGGTACGGGCCCAAACAGGCGGGATCTGGTGCGATGCGATAGCGGTCTCGTGGATTGGCCCCATAGGCAAGGTACCTAGTCAAAGTTAAGTAGcgttaaaagtaaaggtcCGGGGTTTGTGTAGACAAAAGAcaaggaaaaaaaagatgTCAAATATGCAATCCACTCATTCACGTATTCGTCTTTGACCTGtgagttgttgatgaggccaGCGTTCAACCATAACAGCCCAGCACAACAAATCAGTCTCTGTCTTCCCTGTCTCCCACTCGACTCAGGTCTCAGGTTTACTTTCATCTCAACTGTTGGGCCTGGCCGGATACGTACGCACATGTACAACGCTTGTGTTGCATTGCAGTCGAACGGTTCCTTAAGCCTCCCAGCTAAAAACACACGCGGACGCATCTCTAGCTGCCGATACTCATCCGTAAACAAAAGAGCCGCTGCTTATTGGCTTCACTTTCGAATCCTCTTCACTCTCTCCCTCAGAGGATGTGCACCTTTGCTTTCTGTTAGCTCCTCGAAGCTGTTCGGCGCCGCTTCTAAAGGGTACGTACCTCCGGGGAAGTCGGCCGTCCGTCCGGGACCGTGGGCCGAAGACTTGACCCCATTTACGTCAAAGAACCAAACCCACTTTAGCACATGGGACGTTGGAGCTTTTTGCTTCACAACGCACGCACGCAACTCCATTTCTAAATTCAGCTGTCGCTTCTTCAATTAACTCATGCTCATGCTTCAGCGGGATCGCCAATCCCTAAATCCTATCCTATCCTATCCTATCCTATCCCCAGTGCATGCCTCGGCAAATGCGCCGTTGAACCGCACCTCAACGTAGCATTCAGCGCCCAAGTCTGCACAGCAGAGACTCCGGATTGGCCTCTCGTACCAGTGATTCTTGAATCCTTGTCGCCAAACCCCGGCGCTTCGGGGCCTTGAATTATTCTTCGTCATGTCGCTCCTCCGGCATCTCGTCACCTCCGCCGTCCGGCGCCCGTCTACTGCTACCACAGCTTCCTTCATTATCCTCCGTCCCGCTGCTAGAATGCTCTCGACCTTACCACGCTTACCGCTCTTCGAAGCTGTTGCACAACATGATCCAGATTCGAAAGCTGTTATCCACTCTCTTTCCGGTCGGACCTTCAAGTATGGAGAGCTTCTAGGTGATGTTAGCCGCGCACGGGACAGGCTGGCCGAAGCTGCTGGTCGTGAGGACCTCAATGGCGAGCGCATTGCGTTCCTGGTTGAGAATAGTTATGACTACGTAGGTGAGCTCATGATGTGATCCCACTATAGCGCATTGCGACAGCCATTGACATGTGCTTATATAGTAACACTCTTGGCCGCAATGGCTGCGCGATCTATCGCCGTGCCTCTATCGCCTGCATTCCCTGCGCCAGAACTACAATACATTCTAAACCAGAGTGAAGCGTCATTGCTAGTCTCCTCACCAAAGTTCGcatccaaggccaaggaagtTCTCGCGACTGAGCTCACAGCCCAACCGGCGCATGTAGAGCTTCAGAAGCATCAAGGTGGGGTAAGTCATGACAAGGTGCAACTGCAACTGAGCGATACCGATGCTGGTGAAGCTGGTATGATGCTGTATACTTCGGGAACGACCAATAAACCCGTAAGTCCGCCGATGATGCTTCAATGGCTATGTATGCTAAAGTCTTGGCTTAGAAAGGAGTACTACTCCCCCAATCCGTCTTGACAGCGCAATCTCGCTCCCTCGTTGAGGCCTGGAACTACTCACCCTCAGACCATCTCCTCCACGTCCTCCCACTTCATCATATCCACGGAACTGTAAATGCCATCCTTACACCGCTCCTCGCCGGCTCAACAATCGAGTTCATGTTCCCATTCAACGCCGATGCCGTATGGAAGCGTTTCTCAGCTCCATTCCTCGCCAGTGACTCCTCGACACCTAAGGAAAGGATCACATTCTTCACAGTCGTACCCACAGTGTATAGCAGGCTACTTACCTCATACAAGAGTCTCCCTCCAGAGACTCAAGAAGCCGCCCGAAAGGCCATCTCTCCAGAGAACATGCGCCTCTCCATTTCTGGTTCCGCCGCACTCCCAACGCCTATCAAGACCGCCTGGAAAGATCTTAGTCATGGAAATGTCCTCCTCGAGCGCTACGGTATGACCGAGGTCGGTATGGCGCTGAGCTGCGGTCTGGACTTTTCAGATCGTGTAGATGCCAGTGTTGGCTGGCCACTACCGTCTGTTGAAGCTCGTCTAGTCGATGTGGATAATGGTGAAATTatcaaagaaggagaagaagtcgatACTCAAGGTCGTGAGCGCTCTGGTGAGATCCAGCTAAGAGGCCCTACCATCTTCCGCGAGTACTGGCGCaatccaacagcaacagcaagcgaATTCGTTGAAGATTCAGACGGTAAGGGGAAATGGTTCAAGACGGGCGACGTAGCTGTCCGCCGTCCAGTCCCCTCCGCCACTGCTTCCCAGTCATGGACACATGGCCCCCTTTACTTCATCCAAGGACGCAAGTCCgctgatatcatcaagaCAGGGGGCGAAAAGGTAAGCGCTCTAGAAGTCGAGCGAGAGCTATTATCCCTCCCCGAGGTCGCCGAAGCAGCTGTCGTGGCTGTGCCTAGTGGGCAATGGGGCCACAAGGTCGGCGCTGTCCTGGTTCTAGATAAAGACGTTGTCAAGAAGTGGTCAGCTCTCGATATGCGTAGAGCCCTCAAGGGACGCTTGGCAAGTTATAAGATTCCCCAGGTCATGCGACTTGTTGATCAAATACCCCGAAATGCTATgggcaagatcaacaagaagcAATTGGTCAAAAGCATCTTCCCAGATGATATCAGCGGGGACGAGAGTTGATCTGATCGACTTTCGTTGAAAAATCAAACGTGTAAGATATGAAACTTGATGATCGCTCTACCTGTAACACACACTTCACCAAGTATATGCGAACATTGTTTCAGCAAGTTGGTAGTAATTGAGTATGCCTAGCAGGTATTCATGTGAAGCAACTGATTACAGTTGTTTGAAAGTACAAAAATCTATTTTCCTTTCCCCTCCATGGGTGTCCCATTTCATACTTCGTGGATGCCACTTGGGAAACAGCCCTCCAAGCAACGCCAATGGAACATTGAGCCAAATGAAATTAAGGATAAATCGTGCCCAGGCTGACTGAGCGGTTTACATATCCGGGTTCAAGCCAGTCGCCGCCCGATCCTTGCTGTCCCGCTTCTGCTTCAACAACTCGTTGACCTCTCGTGAATCGCCAGATGAACGGCGTCAGGTTCAGAAACGTGAAAATGGTCATTATCGGATATCGTGCTAAATCAACGTCGTGCCTCTGCGTAAATCCTCGCACTTTTAAACAACGTGCTTAGCCTTGGCTCGTGTGCTGCCTGAGTGGGCACTGTCGGTGTGTCCAGAGAACTCGACCTGCTCCGCGGCAGGCAGCTCGAGAACCTCCTTGAACTTGCGGCCGATAGACAGGAGAATCTCCTTACCCTTCTCACTACTACGGCCCTTGCCACCAGCAACATCGCCTTCGCCTCGGCCGGGGATGCTCTTTCCGATGGTACGGGTCCAGACACCAATTCGGAAGAAGGCCTTTCGGACGTTGACAACTACACCCATGACCTCgccatcgtcctcgtcctcgagaGTCTCACCAATAGCGGCCATCATGACCTGGAGCCAAAGGCGGTCGACATCAATGTTTCGCTTATCCTTGTACTGGTAAGACCACTTGCCGCCGTGCTTGTTCTGGGGGTCCTCCCACTCAGGGCGGACGCCGGCCTTGAAGAGGTGGTAGTCGGATTTGAGGGAAAGCTCGGAAACGGGTGCGACATTATTCTAAAAAATTAGCACGAGGAAGATTTGAGGCCAGGGTGGTGACTCACGTAAACGCCCCAAAATTCCTCAACGGAGTCGAAGGTGATAACTTCCTTAAGGAGATCGTTCCAGTTGTCGCCCTATCACAAGTATTAGTATCACATTTCAGCGTTAAGAGTATGTTTTCGTACCTTGCCACTCGGGGGCTTTGTGAACCAGAGAGTCCACTTGTTCTGAAGAGGGTGCTTCACGTTGAAGTTGTCCTTGTCGTGGAAAACGGTGACGGGCTTGTCGTCGTCCTTGACATCGGAAGAATCCTCCTTGCCAGCAGGGTCGACGGGAATAGTGGTGAGGTCGACCTGCTCGTCCATCTTGGGGGTGTCAGCTACAGCGGCGGCCATTTTATTGGTTTTCTGTTTGAGTGGTCGTGGCGGAAGTTAAAGGGTTTCGCGGATGAAATATCGCGGGGCA
This region includes:
- a CDS encoding hypothetical protein (EggNog:ENOG41), which produces MSLLRHLVTSAVRRPSTATTASFIILRPAARMLSTLPRLPLFEAVAQHDPDSKAVIHSLSGRTFKYGELLGDVSRARDRLAEAAGREDLNGERIAFLVENSYDYVVTLLAAMAARSIAVPLSPAFPAPELQYILNQSEASLLVSSPKFASKAKEVLATELTAQPAHVELQKHQGGVSHDKVQLQLSDTDAGEAGMMLYTSGTTNKPKGVLLPQSVLTAQSRSLVEAWNYSPSDHLLHVLPLHHIHGTVNAILTPLLAGSTIEFMFPFNADAVWKRFSAPFLASDSSTPKERITFFTVVPTVYSRLLTSYKSLPPETQEAARKAISPENMRLSISGSAALPTPIKTAWKDLSHGNVLLERYGMTEVGMALSCGLDFSDRVDASVGWPLPSVEARLVDVDNGEIIKEGEEVDTQGRERSGEIQLRGPTIFREYWRNPTATASEFVEDSDGKGKWFKTGDVAVRRPVPSATASQSWTHGPLYFIQGRKSADIIKTGGEKVSALEVERELLSLPEVAEAAVVAVPSGQWGHKVGAVLVLDKDVVKKWSALDMRRALKGRLASYKIPQVMRLVDQIPRNAMGKINKKQLVKSIFPDDISGDES
- a CDS encoding hypothetical protein (EggNog:ENOG41~BUSCO:EOG092646VF): MAAAVADTPKMDEQVDLTTIPVDPAGKEDSSDVKDDDKPVTVFHDKDNFNVKHPLQNKWTLWFTKPPSGKGDNWNDLLKEVITFDSVEEFWGVYNNVAPVSELSLKSDYHLFKAGVRPEWEDPQNKHGGKWSYQYKDKRNIDVDRLWLQVMMAAIGETLEDEDDGEVMGVVVNVRKAFFRIGVWTRTIGKSIPGRGEGDVAGGKGRSSEKGKEILLSIGRKFKEVLELPAAEQVEFSGHTDSAHSGSTRAKAKHVV